One candidate division WOR-3 bacterium genomic region harbors:
- a CDS encoding winged helix DNA-binding domain-containing protein gives MARRHKKVTLSKEKARNFFLSRQLLTGNKFPKGKVGTQRIIEHLGYVQIDTINVVERSHHLVLHTRQPDYKQSFLHDLQAKDRKIFEYWAHAASYVPMKDYRYYLPAIKRKPKPGSWFDQWTKKNPNLVKQVKRRIEKEGPLAPSDFGDVENRKRGPWWDWKPAKSALEVLFWRGDLMITERRNFQRVYDLTERVLPKHVDNTMPTALEEKEFFVRRALSALGIATIGDINRYIGISGKLNKWLSSMHERGEIDEIEITGSGKPYYVLTRDLEKITHKSESIDDLVHLLSPFDNTIILRDRTQALFDFDYSLECYVPKPKRKYGYFSLPILWHNQLVGRVDPKADRSRKVLLIQNLHIEKYIDDQDVFFKVLATAINDFARFNKCEHVEMNTKIPSSIKRKMSSRLS, from the coding sequence ATGGCACGGCGGCATAAAAAAGTAACACTGTCAAAAGAAAAAGCCCGCAATTTCTTTCTCAGCAGGCAGCTCTTAACAGGCAATAAATTCCCAAAAGGCAAAGTCGGTACCCAGCGAATAATAGAACATCTCGGGTATGTTCAAATAGATACGATTAATGTAGTAGAGCGCTCACATCATCTTGTACTACACACGCGCCAACCAGACTACAAACAGTCATTCCTCCATGACCTACAGGCAAAAGACCGGAAGATATTCGAATACTGGGCACATGCCGCATCCTATGTACCCATGAAAGATTACCGTTATTACCTACCAGCGATAAAGAGGAAACCCAAACCCGGTTCCTGGTTTGACCAATGGACAAAGAAAAATCCGAATCTGGTCAAACAAGTCAAGCGGCGGATAGAAAAAGAGGGCCCGTTGGCACCAAGTGACTTCGGTGATGTTGAAAACAGGAAACGCGGACCCTGGTGGGATTGGAAACCGGCAAAATCGGCACTCGAGGTTCTCTTCTGGAGAGGCGATTTGATGATCACGGAACGCCGTAATTTCCAACGCGTCTACGACCTGACCGAAAGGGTGTTGCCAAAACACGTGGATAATACAATGCCTACAGCACTGGAGGAGAAGGAGTTCTTCGTCCGCAGGGCGCTCAGTGCGCTCGGTATCGCGACGATCGGCGATATAAACAGGTACATCGGTATCAGCGGGAAACTAAATAAATGGCTGAGCAGCATGCATGAGAGGGGTGAAATAGATGAAATTGAAATCACCGGGTCAGGTAAACCTTATTATGTGCTGACAAGGGATTTAGAAAAAATAACGCACAAATCAGAGTCCATCGATGATCTTGTGCACCTCCTCTCCCCTTTTGACAACACAATCATCCTGCGTGACCGCACCCAGGCGCTGTTCGATTTCGATTATAGTCTTGAGTGCTACGTTCCAAAGCCAAAAAGGAAATACGGATATTTCAGTCTGCCGATCTTATGGCACAATCAACTCGTGGGCAGGGTCGACCCAAAGGCTGACCGTTCACGTAAAGTGCTGTTGATTCAAAACCTGCATATAGAAAAGTATATTGATGACCAGGATGTATTTTTCAAAGTCCTTGCCACTGCGATAAATGACTTCGCAAGATTTAATAAGTGTGAGCACGTTGAGATGAATACTAAAATACCATCCAGTATCAAACGCAAGATGTCATCACGGCTGTCATAG
- a CDS encoding cation diffusion facilitator family transporter — translation MNTLYKRALFLEYFTVGYNLLEAVVSILFGSMANSIALIGFGLDSVVESLSGMVLVWRLRKHDKISAEQEEKIEKRAQMFVAATFFILAAYVLYESLNKLISQEIPEPSLPGIIIAIVSIIVMPLLMVQKYRIGKQINSKALIADSKETLACAFLSVALFIGLGSNYFFGFWQADPIVGLVIVVFLVKEGIENWQESRE, via the coding sequence ATGAATACGTTATACAAAAGAGCCTTATTCTTAGAATATTTTACAGTAGGCTACAATTTACTTGAAGCCGTTGTATCGATACTTTTTGGCAGCATGGCCAATAGTATCGCCTTAATCGGTTTCGGTCTTGATAGTGTTGTTGAATCGCTGTCTGGCATGGTCCTTGTATGGCGCTTGCGCAAACACGACAAGATCTCGGCCGAGCAGGAGGAAAAGATAGAAAAAAGAGCGCAGATGTTCGTAGCGGCCACTTTTTTCATCCTTGCCGCTTATGTCTTGTATGAATCTTTGAATAAATTGATAAGTCAGGAGATACCAGAACCAAGTTTGCCTGGAATAATTATCGCGATCGTCTCGATAATTGTCATGCCACTGCTGATGGTACAGAAATACCGCATCGGCAAGCAGATCAATAGCAAAGCCCTGATCGCCGACTCCAAGGAAACTCTGGCGTGCGCGTTTCTGTCTGTGGCACTGTTTATCGGTTTAGGTTCTAATTACTTCTTCGGTTTTTGGCAAGCCGATCCCATCGTGGGGCTAGTTATTGTTGTCTTTTTGGTAAAAGAAGGAATAGAAAACTGGCAGGAATCTCGAGAATAA
- a CDS encoding DUF2007 domain-containing protein: MTEDIEFIEILQTTDPTEIEVIKSILKNADIKYYFKGQALGRIFPTMNKPVRLMVEKERFEEAKELLKGHGTE; the protein is encoded by the coding sequence ATGACCGAGGATATTGAGTTTATAGAAATCCTACAGACCACTGACCCGACCGAGATCGAGGTCATCAAAAGCATACTCAAGAACGCGGACATCAAGTATTATTTCAAGGGACAGGCATTAGGCAGGATATTCCCGACTATGAACAAACCCGTCCGCTTAATGGTTGAAAAAGAAAGATTTGAAGAGGCAAAGGAATTGTTGAAAGGTCATGGCACAGAATAG
- a CDS encoding NAD-dependent epimerase/dehydratase family protein, protein MKILVIGGTRFVGRTLVENATKQGHDLTLFNRGKSNPDLFPDVERIAGDRDNDLELLKGRKWDIVVDTCGYVPRVVRKSAEMLKDAVDRYVFISTLNVYADFSKPGTDEESPLGKIKDETVEEVTGETYGPLKVLCENVIRQVYPDSSILLRCGLIVGPYDPTDRFTYWPVRVQRGGEILCPSPPDMQVQFIDARDLADFILHLSEKRGCGAYNTTGPADKFSMQEFLGICSTQTDSKASMTWVSEGFITSNEVGHIPMWTPTDWRGIFEVNCIKAMGAGLKFRKSTETITDTLSWHATRPVDYEMKVGLKPDKEKELLAKWHGGIKK, encoded by the coding sequence ATGAAAATATTAGTCATTGGAGGTACAAGATTTGTGGGCCGGACATTGGTAGAGAATGCTACCAAACAAGGGCATGATCTTACGCTCTTCAATCGCGGCAAATCCAACCCAGACTTGTTCCCTGATGTTGAGAGAATAGCAGGTGATCGGGACAATGATCTGGAACTGCTAAAAGGCCGCAAATGGGATATCGTAGTAGATACATGCGGTTACGTACCACGTGTGGTCCGGAAGTCTGCAGAGATGCTGAAAGATGCAGTAGATAGGTATGTTTTCATCTCAACATTGAACGTCTATGCCGACTTCAGCAAACCTGGTACTGATGAGGAATCTCCATTAGGCAAGATAAAGGACGAGACAGTTGAGGAAGTGACCGGTGAAACCTACGGACCATTAAAGGTGTTGTGCGAGAATGTGATCAGACAAGTCTATCCTGACAGTTCAATTTTGCTAAGGTGTGGATTGATAGTTGGACCATACGATCCGACCGACCGTTTCACATACTGGCCAGTGCGCGTCCAAAGGGGAGGCGAAATCCTATGCCCCTCCCCCCCAGACATGCAGGTGCAGTTCATTGATGCACGAGACCTTGCGGATTTCATTCTGCATTTGTCAGAGAAACGTGGTTGCGGAGCGTACAACACAACTGGCCCGGCAGATAAATTTAGTATGCAGGAATTCCTCGGGATTTGCAGTACACAAACCGACAGCAAAGCATCTATGACCTGGGTCAGTGAAGGATTCATCACCAGCAACGAAGTCGGCCACATACCGATGTGGACGCCGACAGACTGGCGCGGCATATTTGAGGTAAATTGCATAAAGGCAATGGGTGCAGGCCTGAAATTCAGAAAATCAACTGAAACCATAACGGATACTCTTTCATGGCACGCCACTCGGCCGGTCGACTACGAGATGAAGGTCGGTCTGAAACCTGACAAAGAGAAAGAACTGCTTGCTAAATGGCACGGCGGCATAAAAAAGTAA
- a CDS encoding zinc ribbon domain-containing protein translates to MPTYEFKCKKCGKEFEEFTSISGKSKVKCPECKSSSLCQVFTTVQVKGAKGSSGCNTCSSSSCTTCGTHK, encoded by the coding sequence ATGCCAACTTATGAGTTCAAATGCAAGAAGTGCGGAAAGGAATTCGAGGAATTCACCAGCATTTCGGGAAAGAGCAAGGTGAAGTGCCCCGAGTGCAAGAGTTCCTCACTCTGCCAGGTTTTCACCACCGTGCAGGTCAAAGGAGCCAAAGGCAGCTCTGGCTGTAATACCTGCAGTTCTTCGAGTTGCACCACCTGTGGAACACACAAGTAA
- a CDS encoding PQQ-binding-like beta-propeller repeat protein: MKNHKLRKLHRIYPLTLCLFMLVNLVAADDWTVGVGGKPARYSLSSEYGPTAPNILWQGGLFAVIAQQTVIEGNVVVMPRIQNLSDVLHGTLIVAHDLQTGDTLWTVDLPVDFPYTDWRNRVSAMRDGRVYATRAGNTNASYMYALDTTDGSIIWRSDSLVDESTTEGVSFAENGDLIVGNFSSVMRINAADGTTMWKTTRYSPTSGGSQAAVSGYSVYAWEASGYGPKISVFDITTGGFLYSSYAIGGGLAQQVSPFVGPNGLVYATRTQNNPVTDSLVAFVDIDTALEKIWSVPLGYVPFASFGVGPDGSVYSYSTNGEVIRIDPTGAVIDTSQQILLDYPAQPRMAIGADGIIYVTNGGFANGALYSLNPNLTLRWSVPIVNVNVGGPAIGNGGILIVCGIGTDVRAYEGGTGIAEYEGGNLQHDYLEVSPNPFRYSVTIRWSIVADGSADSDHRTQTLRVYDASGRAVRDLFGQISVIGHQISVQWDGCDDRGMPLPYGVYFINLEAGAHSATQKVLFVK, encoded by the coding sequence ATGAAGAACCATAAGTTACGTAAATTACACAGAATTTATCCATTGACGTTATGCCTTTTCATGTTAGTAAACCTGGTTGCAGCAGATGACTGGACCGTGGGTGTTGGCGGCAAACCAGCACGATACAGCCTTTCGAGCGAATACGGTCCTACCGCTCCAAACATTCTCTGGCAGGGAGGTTTATTTGCAGTTATCGCGCAGCAAACAGTGATCGAAGGTAATGTTGTTGTTATGCCGCGGATCCAGAACCTCAGTGACGTTTTGCACGGCACGCTCATAGTCGCTCACGACCTGCAGACCGGAGATACGCTCTGGACCGTTGATTTGCCGGTTGATTTTCCTTATACTGACTGGAGAAATCGGGTTTCTGCGATGCGCGATGGCAGGGTATATGCGACGCGTGCCGGCAATACCAATGCCTCATACATGTATGCCCTGGATACTACAGATGGATCGATCATCTGGCGTTCAGACAGCCTGGTTGATGAAAGCACGACTGAAGGTGTTTCTTTCGCGGAGAACGGTGATTTGATCGTCGGTAACTTCAGCAGCGTCATGCGCATAAATGCTGCTGACGGCACGACAATGTGGAAGACGACACGATACAGTCCCACATCAGGTGGCAGTCAGGCCGCAGTTAGTGGCTATTCAGTCTATGCGTGGGAGGCAAGTGGCTATGGACCGAAGATCTCGGTCTTTGACATCACTACCGGTGGTTTTCTTTACTCAAGCTACGCCATCGGCGGTGGGTTGGCACAACAGGTCTCGCCATTCGTTGGACCAAACGGCCTTGTGTATGCAACCCGAACCCAGAATAATCCGGTGACCGATTCACTCGTTGCCTTTGTTGACATTGACACCGCGCTTGAGAAGATATGGAGCGTACCCCTCGGATACGTACCATTTGCATCCTTTGGCGTAGGACCCGATGGTAGTGTTTACAGTTATTCTACAAACGGCGAGGTGATACGCATCGATCCAACCGGTGCCGTAATCGATACTTCTCAACAAATACTGCTTGACTACCCTGCGCAACCACGAATGGCGATCGGCGCTGATGGGATAATATATGTCACAAATGGCGGTTTTGCCAATGGCGCATTGTATTCCCTTAATCCTAACCTAACCTTGCGCTGGTCTGTGCCGATCGTGAATGTCAATGTCGGCGGTCCGGCAATCGGCAACGGCGGTATCCTGATCGTATGCGGCATTGGCACAGACGTGAGAGCATACGAAGGTGGAACCGGAATTGCAGAGTATGAAGGAGGGAATCTGCAGCACGATTATCTCGAGGTCTCCCCCAATCCTTTTAGGTACTCAGTGACAATTAGATGGTCCATAGTTGCTGATGGGAGTGCAGATAGTGATCACCGCACACAGACATTGCGCGTTTACGATGCAAGCGGTCGGGCAGTAAGGGACCTTTTCGGGCAGATATCTGTCATCGGTCATCAAATATCAGTGCAGTGGGACGGCTGTGACGATCGTGGTATGCCTCTCCCTTATGGCGTCTACTTTATCAATCTCGAAGCAGGTGCTCATAGCGCGACTCAAAAAGTGCTCTTCGTAAAATAG
- a CDS encoding nitronate monooxygenase family protein, protein MAQNSFVLLDKVWQKGKEFLGVKKPIISGGMTWLSDHKLAKAVSDCGAFPVIAAGNMTPEELEHEIDACVKTLKTPFAVNLITIAPNYRAHCDLILNKNVQYVIFAGSFPRKIDIREMKKQGIKTLSFASERTIAARQIDYGVDALILEGSEAGGHIGYVSLIILLQQVLFQFRDFPIFVAGGLADGRLMAYLLLMGAYGCQFGSLFVCSDECNAHPKFKEAFIRARARQAMATPQYDSRLPVVAVRAIKNRATDEFGKLQYSLLQQLEKGEITRDKAQYEVEKFWVGSLRKAVIDGDVDFGSLMAGQSVGLINEIKPIREIIERLMQDAEGELQRLATLFDRFK, encoded by the coding sequence ATGGCACAGAATAGTTTCGTACTGCTCGATAAGGTCTGGCAGAAGGGCAAGGAATTTCTCGGTGTTAAAAAGCCAATAATTTCCGGTGGAATGACATGGCTCAGCGACCATAAACTGGCAAAGGCAGTCAGTGATTGCGGAGCGTTTCCGGTAATCGCAGCCGGTAACATGACTCCAGAAGAGCTGGAACATGAAATAGACGCATGTGTGAAGACCTTAAAGACCCCTTTTGCAGTCAATTTGATAACGATAGCACCCAATTACCGTGCACACTGTGACCTAATACTAAATAAGAACGTCCAATATGTCATATTTGCCGGTAGCTTCCCCCGCAAAATAGACATTCGAGAGATGAAAAAACAGGGCATAAAGACGCTGTCTTTTGCGTCTGAACGAACGATCGCCGCAAGGCAAATTGATTATGGTGTAGATGCATTGATCCTCGAGGGCAGTGAAGCCGGCGGCCACATCGGCTACGTGTCTCTGATAATCCTGCTGCAGCAGGTCCTGTTCCAATTCCGTGATTTTCCGATATTCGTGGCCGGTGGTCTTGCAGATGGTCGTCTCATGGCTTATTTGCTGCTTATGGGCGCTTATGGCTGCCAGTTTGGCTCGTTATTCGTCTGCAGCGATGAGTGCAATGCCCATCCCAAATTCAAGGAGGCGTTCATCCGCGCGCGGGCGCGGCAAGCGATGGCAACTCCGCAGTATGATTCGCGCCTACCAGTTGTTGCGGTCAGAGCGATCAAGAACCGGGCTACGGATGAATTCGGCAAATTGCAGTACAGTCTATTGCAGCAGCTGGAAAAAGGGGAAATCACCCGGGACAAGGCTCAATATGAAGTGGAGAAGTTCTGGGTGGGTAGTCTACGCAAAGCCGTGATCGATGGAGATGTTGATTTTGGTTCTCTGATGGCCGGTCAGAGCGTTGGTTTGATAAACGAGATAAAGCCTATTCGAGAAATAATCGAAAGGCTAATGCAGGATGCAGAGGGTGAACTGCAGAGGCTCGCTACTCTATTCGATAGATTCAAGTAA